One genomic window of Desulfurococcus mucosus DSM 2162 includes the following:
- a CDS encoding ABC transporter ATP-binding protein → MTRVRLEGVSKYYGAVVAAEDVNIEIQSGEFFTLLGPSGCGKTTTLRIIAGFETPDKGRVYFDDEDVTFVKPYKRNTSMVFQNYALWPHMTVYENVAYGLKLRKKELGLTDEDIRKMVKEALELVKLSGMENRYPLQLSGGQQQRVALARALVVKPRVLLLDEPLSNLDAKLRIEMREELRKLQRSLNLTTIYVIHDQVEAMSLSDRIAVMNKGRVVQVGSPKELYFKPRSLFVADFLGRSSIYPGELVSQSGEYAEARLADADIIVRGVTPVEKLPRKVSVVIRPEIIRLGGGRAEEGDTVVKGVVDFAMFLGEKVEARVKIGNLPLLVYLPNTVDVSTGNEVELTLPWRNIIILPSD, encoded by the coding sequence TTGACAAGGGTCAGGCTCGAAGGGGTTTCAAAATACTATGGAGCCGTTGTAGCAGCTGAGGACGTGAACATAGAGATCCAGAGCGGCGAGTTTTTCACATTACTCGGGCCAAGCGGGTGCGGTAAGACAACCACCCTGAGGATCATAGCGGGCTTCGAAACCCCTGACAAAGGCAGAGTCTACTTCGACGACGAAGACGTCACATTCGTCAAGCCCTACAAGAGGAATACCTCAATGGTGTTCCAGAACTACGCACTATGGCCCCACATGACCGTCTACGAGAACGTGGCATACGGGTTGAAGCTGAGGAAGAAGGAGCTCGGGTTAACGGATGAAGACATAAGGAAGATGGTGAAGGAGGCCCTGGAACTAGTGAAGCTTTCAGGCATGGAGAACAGGTACCCGTTACAGCTGTCGGGAGGACAGCAGCAAAGGGTTGCACTCGCGAGAGCACTAGTAGTGAAGCCCAGGGTACTCCTCTTAGACGAGCCCCTCAGCAACCTAGATGCAAAGCTGAGGATCGAGATGAGGGAGGAGCTTAGGAAGCTCCAGAGGAGCTTAAACCTTACAACCATATATGTTATACACGACCAGGTGGAGGCAATGAGCCTCAGCGACCGGATAGCAGTGATGAACAAGGGCAGGGTGGTACAGGTGGGCTCACCCAAGGAACTATACTTCAAGCCCAGGAGCCTCTTCGTAGCCGACTTCCTCGGTAGAAGCAGCATCTACCCCGGTGAGCTCGTATCGCAGAGCGGCGAGTATGCTGAGGCGAGACTAGCTGACGCCGACATCATTGTAAGAGGTGTGACACCAGTTGAGAAGCTGCCTAGAAAGGTCTCCGTGGTCATACGGCCAGAGATAATCCGCCTAGGCGGCGGGAGGGCTGAGGAAGGAGACACCGTGGTTAAAGGCGTAGTCGACTTCGCCATGTTCCTCGGTGAGAAAGTTGAGGCAAGGGTTAAAATAGGCAATCTACCACTACTAGTCTACCTGCCAAACACTGTTGATGTAAGCACCGGCAACGAGGTTG
- a CDS encoding ABC transporter permease encodes MSRGSILLLAVSIVFLTASLIGDALLDTGSSKLVNYALMLAGLAAGALMVARGLYNYESVKYSFTMSFLALVFLIYIFVILLIDAYGYPQSFAVLLTPYTGVAVAGYLRGKIAEAREKARIRGEGVPLTRRIRNTVSQLDATMWFFTVFGLAYLTLFMVVPIVLVLMYSFTPPAGGEWWSNFYSVLRTRSYVNLDPIVKDWWRMIEIPGVGKILVVRGVDYGPVVNSLVVASIVTVFATLLGIIVAFVLARYRFPGHTLLRILAIVPLFNTPFINSYVVKLIWGQDGPVSSLFNTFFGFKLRVEGIVGVMLAQIVTFFPIVYLNAYNSFINIDPSTEEQAENLGAKGFRLFRTVTLPLALPGIAAGSILVFVFSLEDLGAPIVFNVQSLMSYKIYMGIRTTTGLISPEVAALGVVLLLLTLVSFLAIRNYVGMRSYAMISRGGRLNPRVRRPGLLGMIAVYLAVFPVVLFAMLPQVGVVLVSLGVLKPYPGATGIELSMPSDIFQYIGKVLSDPSIYRYLVNTLLYAGVSVLIAVFLATAVGYSVSRLKIKWLANILDSLSTSPLAIPGLVLALGYYYFFYILANALSQLVPGAVTYLLPGSLSFATWLVFIIAFSVRRLPYVVRSVFAGFQQVHENLEEAAMNLGASRMRVVFGVILPFIIGYILSGALLGFIYMATEVSTSITFGGMNDAYAPLTYYMAQNIAGAAGQGPMLVAAMGTILILIQLVVVVIVVYVFKQRYAFIGV; translated from the coding sequence TTGAGTAGGGGGAGTATACTACTGTTAGCTGTTAGCATAGTGTTCCTTACAGCATCACTCATAGGTGACGCACTGCTGGACACGGGTTCATCCAAGTTAGTCAACTACGCATTGATGCTGGCCGGGCTAGCAGCAGGAGCTTTAATGGTTGCCAGGGGCCTCTACAACTATGAATCAGTAAAATATAGTTTCACGATGAGCTTCCTTGCACTAGTGTTCCTGATATACATCTTCGTGATCCTTTTGATAGATGCATACGGCTACCCGCAGAGCTTCGCAGTCCTTCTAACACCCTACACCGGCGTAGCTGTAGCAGGCTATCTCAGGGGCAAGATAGCTGAGGCAAGGGAGAAAGCAAGGATACGTGGCGAAGGAGTACCGTTGACGCGTAGAATAAGGAACACTGTGAGCCAGCTTGATGCAACCATGTGGTTCTTCACGGTGTTCGGGCTAGCTTACCTCACGCTCTTCATGGTTGTACCAATAGTGCTCGTACTAATGTACTCGTTTACACCGCCGGCCGGCGGGGAGTGGTGGAGCAACTTCTACAGTGTCCTGAGGACACGTAGCTATGTCAACCTGGATCCCATTGTCAAAGACTGGTGGAGGATGATCGAGATCCCGGGTGTTGGAAAAATACTTGTTGTGAGGGGAGTAGACTATGGCCCAGTCGTCAACAGCCTGGTGGTTGCATCCATCGTGACAGTGTTCGCTACACTCCTGGGAATCATAGTGGCATTCGTGCTGGCACGCTACAGGTTCCCTGGCCACACCCTGCTAAGGATCCTGGCTATAGTGCCGTTGTTCAACACGCCCTTCATAAACTCCTACGTGGTTAAGCTGATATGGGGGCAGGACGGGCCTGTCTCATCACTCTTCAACACGTTCTTCGGCTTCAAGCTGAGGGTTGAAGGCATAGTCGGCGTCATGCTGGCCCAGATAGTGACATTCTTCCCAATAGTCTACCTGAACGCCTACAACAGCTTCATCAACATAGATCCCTCTACAGAGGAGCAGGCCGAAAACCTCGGCGCCAAGGGCTTCAGGCTCTTCAGAACCGTCACGCTACCCTTAGCGTTGCCCGGTATAGCAGCCGGCTCAATACTGGTCTTCGTCTTCAGCCTCGAGGACCTCGGCGCCCCAATAGTGTTCAATGTGCAGAGCCTCATGAGCTACAAGATATACATGGGTATTAGAACGACCACTGGACTCATATCTCCCGAGGTGGCCGCCCTAGGCGTAGTACTACTCTTGCTGACGCTTGTCTCGTTCCTGGCGATCAGGAACTATGTGGGTATGAGGAGCTATGCTATGATAAGCAGGGGCGGCAGGCTTAACCCGAGGGTGAGGCGACCCGGCTTACTCGGCATGATCGCCGTGTACCTCGCAGTGTTCCCCGTAGTATTGTTCGCTATGCTACCGCAGGTAGGCGTCGTACTGGTGTCGCTCGGGGTCTTGAAGCCCTACCCTGGTGCAACAGGGATAGAGTTATCCATGCCCAGCGACATCTTCCAGTACATTGGGAAAGTACTCTCCGATCCAAGCATATACAGGTACCTTGTCAACACGTTGCTATACGCCGGCGTCTCCGTCCTCATAGCCGTCTTCCTGGCGACAGCCGTGGGCTACAGTGTCAGCAGGCTGAAGATCAAGTGGCTTGCAAACATCCTTGACTCCCTGTCGACCTCGCCACTAGCCATACCTGGACTCGTGCTCGCACTAGGCTACTACTACTTCTTCTACATCCTGGCAAACGCGTTGTCGCAACTGGTGCCTGGCGCAGTGACATACCTGTTGCCCGGCAGCCTCTCCTTCGCTACATGGCTAGTGTTCATTATAGCGTTCAGCGTGAGGAGGCTACCGTACGTTGTGAGATCGGTTTTCGCCGGCTTCCAGCAGGTGCATGAAAACCTGGAGGAGGCGGCAATGAACCTGGGTGCATCCAGGATGAGAGTGGTCTTCGGCGTCATCCTACCCTTCATAATCGGGTACATTCTGAGCGGGGCTCTCCTAGGCTTCATCTACATGGCGACCGAGGTCTCAACCAGCATAACCTTCGGCGGCATGAACGATGCCTACGCGCCGCTGACATACTACATGGCCCAGAACATAGCTGGTGCTGCAGGGCAGGGCCCAATGCTGGTGGCCGCGATGGGCACGATACTGATACTAATACAGCTCGTGGTGGTGGTGATAGTGGTTTACGTATTTAAACAGAGGTACGCATTCATAGGTGTATAA
- a CDS encoding ABC transporter substrate-binding protein, translating into MNRALTTTQALILVLALIVAAIGALVIIRLLPPPQTTTTTTQPATTTTTTTTTTTQPATTTTTTTGKPTYAEYPWLDQLKQLTSERGVKLIVITRHEQSILTATRNAFLNSPVARELGITDIQFVAAPAELWTSYIDNAAKAGTPIDVAWGGGPTLFNNLDAAGYLLPVDPSKPEFNAVMYELNKIPKTIGGAETFKVDGNGLIHWIGASVSSFGFTVNLVRLNQYGLPMPQKWEDLASPQYARYLPDIPQIATADPTMSTSNTRIFEIILQAKGWEEGWRILTLLAANAVIYQGSSDARDAVIRGDVAVGTTIDFYGYMAQQVNPNCKYIAPQGETIVNSDPIALVKTTKHLVHAVAFMAWVLNEYGGQQIWLLQDINRLPVNPKVFETQAGQSRQDLKQALQDAMYSQSIPFNETLSASWVNAVIYYFKATLVNPHDDLKATWARIAQAYLDGKISREWFTYLTKYISKPLSFKDPVTGSTVSFTVDYAISINQKMMSDASVYQALMSQWESLARERYLNALNLLQDALAGKPVPSGP; encoded by the coding sequence GTGAACCGTGCACTTACCACTACTCAGGCATTAATACTTGTCCTAGCATTAATCGTAGCAGCGATCGGTGCACTAGTGATTATACGACTGCTCCCGCCTCCTCAAACCACTACGACGACTACCCAGCCGGCGACAACCACGACGACGACTACAACAACGACGACTCAGCCAGCAACCACTACTACAACAACGACTGGTAAGCCAACATACGCTGAGTACCCGTGGCTGGATCAATTGAAACAGCTGACTAGTGAGAGAGGCGTTAAGCTAATAGTGATAACGAGGCATGAGCAATCCATTCTAACAGCTACAAGGAACGCCTTCCTAAACTCCCCTGTGGCAAGGGAGCTAGGTATAACGGATATACAGTTCGTGGCAGCCCCAGCCGAGCTTTGGACGAGCTACATAGATAACGCGGCTAAAGCAGGCACACCGATAGATGTGGCATGGGGAGGGGGGCCAACGCTGTTCAATAACCTCGATGCAGCCGGGTACCTGCTCCCAGTTGACCCAAGTAAACCCGAGTTCAACGCAGTGATGTACGAGCTGAATAAGATACCTAAAACCATAGGTGGTGCAGAGACGTTTAAAGTCGATGGGAACGGATTAATACACTGGATCGGTGCAAGCGTGAGCAGCTTCGGGTTCACAGTCAACCTAGTCCGCCTCAACCAATACGGCTTACCCATGCCCCAGAAGTGGGAGGATCTAGCCAGCCCGCAGTACGCGAGGTACCTGCCAGACATACCGCAGATCGCGACGGCTGATCCAACCATGAGCACCAGTAACACAAGGATATTCGAGATCATCCTGCAGGCCAAGGGCTGGGAGGAGGGCTGGAGGATCCTCACCCTGCTCGCAGCCAACGCAGTCATATATCAGGGCAGCAGTGACGCCCGCGACGCGGTGATAAGGGGTGATGTCGCAGTTGGCACAACAATAGACTTCTACGGCTACATGGCTCAACAGGTCAACCCGAACTGCAAGTACATTGCCCCCCAGGGGGAAACCATAGTTAACAGTGACCCGATAGCACTAGTGAAGACTACTAAGCACCTGGTACACGCCGTAGCGTTCATGGCATGGGTGCTCAACGAGTATGGTGGACAGCAGATCTGGCTACTGCAGGACATCAACAGGCTCCCCGTGAACCCTAAGGTTTTTGAAACACAGGCAGGGCAGAGCAGGCAGGATCTAAAGCAGGCCTTGCAGGACGCCATGTACTCGCAGAGCATCCCCTTCAATGAAACACTCTCAGCGAGCTGGGTGAACGCGGTGATATACTACTTCAAGGCAACCCTCGTTAACCCACACGACGACCTGAAGGCTACATGGGCCCGGATAGCCCAGGCCTACCTTGATGGAAAGATAAGCAGGGAGTGGTTCACGTATCTAACCAAGTACATCTCGAAACCGTTGAGCTTCAAGGACCCGGTGACAGGCAGCACGGTTTCATTCACCGTGGACTACGCGATCTCCATAAACCAGAAGATGATGAGCGATGCCTCAGTATACCAGGCCTTAATGAGCCAGTGGGAGAGCCTTGCAAGGGAGAGATACCTCAACGCTTTGAACCTGCTGCAGGATGCCCTAGCAGGGAAGCCCGTGCCCTCAGGGCCGTGA
- a CDS encoding glucodextranase DOMON-like domain-containing protein produces the protein MHRILVSLLIISLLLLPGIAILPRAETQQPLKTVTVAVDLAHGESDKYLNYIMGNLTFVNWKIIPKGSTINSDVLKDVDILLIGQPTVAFTPDELDAISKWLDTGRKALYVAGDSDYGGGPTTIDNVNKLLEYIGAKLRLEQAAAYSDPSMNYTYKGVTYPTCTAAYYRMLAFVEPDNIPGLSTWMLDQGVTKPILMHGPGVVIWVDENGNYRDPVKDTFPGLIRIAWFHKAYIGDNKPPAPYVYNPVTYGQGAGWFDFVAYAAEYWSSKNVVITVASESLYGDYEPAWASSYYNVSLDGPRFVENLLKWWIKLVVQPSYMADKVLEVNDPSGDDKGQGTLRYPTNPVFKPGVFDMLKFTVLQDKEYIYLQIQVKDLGGNPWGGPNGFCLQHIQVYIKTTDNTLPVNTSTMGLYVNLAPGWNYALAAVPGWGNTPFPDGEVSALFKADGSLIADEYNNGTLFDVYAFTNANIIEVKIAKSLLGDTGNIGNWIWYVFLTSYDGFGEKKIRGIQAGDPGEWALGGGDPQALLANVQPKVVDLLAPSEQEQYTMLSSYDTAAGKPATVYGVKGGSIYYPPVTVTTTITTTVTTTQTYVSTTTETVTTTQVSTTTLTSTTTSISTQLDVTTTGIIAVITLVIGIAVGMLFKKK, from the coding sequence ATGCATAGAATACTTGTCTCACTCTTAATAATATCACTCCTACTACTACCGGGGATCGCTATCCTTCCACGTGCAGAAACCCAGCAGCCATTGAAAACGGTGACGGTAGCCGTTGACCTGGCACATGGAGAGAGCGATAAATACCTCAACTACATAATGGGTAACCTTACATTCGTCAACTGGAAGATCATCCCTAAGGGTTCAACCATAAACAGCGATGTATTGAAGGATGTCGACATACTGTTGATCGGGCAGCCCACTGTGGCTTTCACACCCGATGAATTGGATGCTATAAGCAAGTGGCTTGACACCGGTAGAAAAGCCCTATACGTGGCCGGGGACAGCGACTACGGCGGTGGACCCACCACGATAGACAATGTGAACAAGCTGTTAGAGTACATAGGTGCGAAGCTGAGGCTTGAGCAGGCCGCTGCATACTCCGATCCATCCATGAACTACACCTATAAGGGTGTAACATACCCGACATGTACCGCTGCATACTACAGGATGCTGGCATTCGTCGAACCCGACAACATCCCAGGCCTCAGTACATGGATGCTGGATCAAGGGGTAACGAAGCCCATCCTCATGCACGGGCCCGGCGTAGTCATATGGGTTGACGAGAACGGGAACTACCGTGACCCCGTAAAGGACACTTTCCCAGGGCTCATCAGGATAGCATGGTTCCATAAAGCATACATAGGTGACAACAAGCCGCCTGCACCATACGTCTACAACCCGGTGACCTATGGGCAGGGAGCCGGCTGGTTCGACTTCGTGGCATACGCAGCCGAGTACTGGAGCAGTAAGAACGTCGTGATAACCGTTGCCTCGGAATCCCTGTACGGCGACTACGAGCCGGCATGGGCTTCAAGCTACTACAATGTCTCACTCGACGGGCCGAGGTTCGTTGAGAACCTCTTGAAGTGGTGGATTAAACTAGTGGTTCAGCCAAGCTACATGGCTGACAAAGTCCTCGAAGTCAACGATCCCTCAGGCGATGACAAGGGCCAGGGCACTCTACGCTACCCCACGAACCCCGTGTTCAAGCCGGGCGTCTTCGACATGTTGAAGTTCACGGTTCTACAGGACAAGGAGTACATATATCTGCAGATCCAGGTGAAGGATCTGGGAGGCAACCCGTGGGGCGGGCCCAACGGGTTCTGCCTACAGCACATCCAAGTATACATTAAGACCACGGATAATACTCTCCCAGTGAACACGTCGACCATGGGGCTCTACGTGAACCTTGCACCAGGCTGGAACTATGCATTAGCGGCTGTACCAGGCTGGGGCAACACCCCGTTCCCGGATGGAGAGGTCTCAGCGCTCTTCAAGGCTGATGGCTCCCTCATAGCCGACGAGTACAATAATGGAACACTCTTCGACGTCTACGCGTTCACCAATGCCAACATAATAGAGGTCAAGATAGCTAAGAGCCTACTAGGGGACACCGGTAACATAGGCAACTGGATATGGTATGTCTTCCTAACCAGCTACGATGGCTTCGGAGAGAAGAAGATACGCGGTATACAGGCAGGCGACCCCGGTGAATGGGCGCTGGGAGGCGGAGACCCGCAGGCACTGCTTGCAAATGTGCAGCCAAAGGTAGTGGACCTACTAGCCCCCTCGGAGCAGGAGCAGTATACAATGCTCTCCAGCTACGATACAGCAGCCGGTAAACCAGCCACAGTCTACGGTGTAAAGGGCGGGTCAATATACTACCCACCCGTAACCGTTACCACGACCATCACCACAACCGTTACGACTACACAAACCTATGTGAGCACAACCACCGAGACCGTGACGACAACCCAGGTCTCAACAACAACGCTTACTTCGACAACGACATCCATATCAACCCAGCTCGACGTGACCACCACAGGGATAATAGCCGTGATCACACTGGTAATAGGCATAGCAGTAGGCATGTTGTTCAAGAAGAAGTAG
- a CDS encoding metallophosphoesterase family protein yields MRITSLLLLILLLSGSIHVAIHVATGETPPAIPSITSGVAEIITANIGPVAPAIVSPGDTYTIELRPQYSSLPVDSAYMWTVKPVGDQLVVFNYTLTLTTQGSGRYSLSIPSTAEEGLYDLVLKAGSTSYTVPRSIWVVKSWPTVLRFIENTDIHFITGQPDVFTGDTCRFAGFTIDNLLSPHFILWLGDTADTASSNEYVMASAYRYAYLYNIPVLGIAGNHDYSSGGSYYTNYLGPTKWFRVLAGKLLIIGIWSPEQGYPSWEDLAFAEEVLKNYSSIPYKMILVHHPPFYYQGELYTRYDDETVLKPYVPGGPSTPLSSYWSTNMTAFRYFLKMVEDYNVTMVLSGHTHRDFFVKYTSTRTGTTTLFLTFTTLAHGSASYDGLSLMELDLSTGSLSFPLAPPTFTGFKNSTRALALNSIPIGVYPVANSLGWSNLTFTYMNAIYSTGGYSFRLENNNLSWINFSGRLVWSLPWSTSSFNYTVQWAFNGASIRIIDYKIIEGRLYLLIELNLPYQAGISFTIYGAPDAKPPTAILKKIVPSTPRVNATATIYVDLSDEGWGISPYNLSVRLGDRVITRSPIPGDNTFTMTPSTYTEQFNRMSLVITVRVESATTVTLPLTIQVADNAGNTGSYVFNITFQAATTTTQPATTTTTTTTTTQPATTTTTTTQPVTTTTTQQTTTTTTTTTTTTTTTTTTTTTTTSPATTTETGVAQASGSTLVIAVVAVVVVAVVAFLLLRSLRGG; encoded by the coding sequence ATGAGGATCACTAGCCTGCTACTACTAATCCTACTCTTATCTGGCTCAATACATGTAGCAATACATGTAGCGACAGGTGAGACGCCTCCAGCCATACCCTCCATCACGAGCGGCGTAGCCGAGATCATTACTGCAAACATAGGGCCCGTTGCCCCGGCAATAGTGTCCCCTGGAGACACATATACTATTGAGCTCAGACCCCAGTATAGTTCACTACCCGTAGACTCAGCATACATGTGGACTGTGAAACCCGTGGGCGATCAGCTAGTAGTGTTCAACTATACTTTGACATTGACCACGCAGGGGTCGGGAAGATACTCTCTTTCAATACCCTCCACGGCGGAAGAGGGCCTCTACGACCTGGTTCTCAAGGCTGGTTCAACCAGCTACACAGTGCCCAGATCCATATGGGTTGTGAAGTCGTGGCCAACCGTGCTGAGGTTTATTGAGAACACCGATATACACTTCATAACAGGGCAGCCCGATGTCTTCACAGGTGACACATGTCGTTTCGCCGGGTTCACGATAGACAACCTCCTCTCCCCACACTTCATCCTGTGGCTGGGCGATACAGCCGACACGGCTTCATCCAACGAGTATGTAATGGCCTCAGCCTACAGGTATGCATACCTGTACAATATACCGGTGCTTGGAATAGCGGGGAACCACGACTACTCCTCGGGAGGCTCATACTACACCAACTACCTGGGGCCGACAAAGTGGTTCAGGGTTCTCGCCGGTAAGCTACTGATTATAGGCATATGGTCCCCTGAGCAAGGCTACCCGTCATGGGAGGACCTGGCGTTCGCCGAGGAGGTGCTCAAGAACTACAGTAGCATACCATACAAGATGATACTGGTGCATCACCCACCCTTCTACTACCAGGGGGAACTCTACACGAGGTATGATGATGAAACAGTGCTCAAGCCCTACGTACCCGGCGGCCCCTCAACGCCTCTAAGCAGCTATTGGTCAACCAATATGACTGCATTCAGGTACTTCCTGAAGATGGTTGAAGACTACAATGTTACAATGGTTCTCTCAGGCCACACCCATAGAGACTTCTTCGTGAAGTACACGAGCACAAGGACTGGGACGACAACACTGTTCCTCACGTTTACAACACTGGCACATGGCTCGGCCTCCTACGATGGATTAAGCCTCATGGAGCTCGACCTAAGTACAGGTAGCCTCAGCTTCCCCCTGGCGCCTCCAACATTCACGGGGTTCAAGAACTCTACTAGGGCACTTGCATTGAACAGTATACCTATAGGAGTATACCCTGTCGCAAACAGTCTCGGATGGAGTAATCTCACATTCACATATATGAACGCCATATACTCCACGGGCGGGTATAGCTTCAGGCTTGAAAACAACAATCTCTCATGGATAAACTTCTCTGGGAGACTAGTCTGGAGCCTCCCATGGAGCACTAGTTCATTCAATTACACAGTGCAATGGGCGTTCAACGGTGCATCCATACGGATAATAGACTACAAGATCATCGAGGGCAGGCTCTACCTGCTCATCGAGCTGAACCTGCCTTACCAGGCCGGTATATCGTTCACTATATATGGTGCGCCCGACGCGAAGCCGCCTACAGCGATCCTCAAGAAGATTGTACCATCGACGCCCAGGGTTAACGCAACGGCCACAATATACGTGGATCTATCCGATGAAGGCTGGGGCATAAGCCCATACAATTTAAGTGTCAGGCTGGGCGATAGGGTGATAACCCGTAGCCCGATACCGGGAGACAACACGTTCACGATGACTCCGTCAACCTACACCGAGCAGTTCAACAGAATGAGCCTCGTGATAACAGTCAGGGTTGAGTCAGCCACCACCGTGACCCTGCCTCTCACAATTCAGGTGGCTGACAACGCTGGGAATACGGGTAGCTATGTCTTCAATATAACATTCCAGGCTGCCACGACGACAACTCAGCCGGCGACAACCACAACGACGACTACAACGACGACTCAGCCAGCAACCACTACTACAACAACGACACAGCCGGTAACCACGACGACAACTCAGCAGACCACTACAACTACCACTACTACGACAACTACAACAACGACGACTACGACCACTACTACGACAACAACGTCACCGGCTACTACAACAGAAACCGGGGTTGCCCAGGCATCAGGCTCGACGCTGGTAATCGCTGTTGTTGCAGTAGTCGTGGTCGCAGTGGTTGCTTTCCTCCTGCTGAGGAGCCTGCGCGGCGGGTAA
- the hjc gene encoding Holliday junction resolvase Hjc: MTNRSRGFQHERDLARRLWEHGFAVVRAPASGSRARVLRYPDIVAIYRGRVIALEVKTLREEKPVYVRREQVEKLAEFSRRAGAMPFIAVKYVGEGEWFLVPLDRLVEAGEGNYKIPVEAVREGLRLKALVSQVKGDKSILDYT; encoded by the coding sequence ATGACTAATAGGTCCAGGGGTTTTCAACACGAGAGGGATCTAGCCAGGAGGCTCTGGGAGCACGGCTTCGCAGTGGTGAGAGCACCTGCCAGCGGGAGCAGGGCAAGGGTGTTAAGGTACCCTGACATAGTCGCGATCTACAGGGGCAGGGTCATAGCACTAGAGGTGAAGACGCTTAGGGAGGAGAAACCAGTCTACGTGAGGAGGGAGCAGGTTGAGAAGCTCGCCGAGTTCTCGAGGCGGGCTGGTGCCATGCCCTTCATAGCGGTCAAGTATGTTGGGGAGGGCGAGTGGTTCCTTGTACCGCTTGACAGGCTTGTGGAAGCCGGGGAGGGCAACTATAAGATACCTGTTGAAGCCGTGCGTGAGGGACTCAGGCTCAAAGCCCTCGTCTCACAGGTTAAGGGCGATAAGAGTATACTTGACTATACTTGA